One Gammaproteobacteria bacterium DNA segment encodes these proteins:
- a CDS encoding MarR family winged helix-turn-helix transcriptional regulator: MNFDVISEPLERRLADGLARLAVVARQLDWQAAAAAGLSPTQADILRFVAERPAGVRLSAAAAHAGVHKATASDTVAALERKALVSKGADPRDGRAVMLKATARGRQMARDWPASFGPVIAELSAAEQEVLYGLVVKMIRRLQQHGLIAPQRTCVSCRHFRENVAPGSPTPHYCALVGAPMAEHHLRVDCPEHQTAA, encoded by the coding sequence ATGAACTTCGACGTCATCTCGGAACCCCTGGAGCGCCGCCTCGCCGACGGCCTCGCCCGCCTGGCCGTGGTGGCCCGCCAGCTCGATTGGCAGGCGGCCGCGGCCGCCGGTCTGTCGCCCACCCAGGCGGATATCCTGCGCTTCGTCGCCGAGCGTCCCGCGGGCGTGCGCCTGTCCGCCGCGGCGGCCCATGCCGGCGTCCATAAGGCCACGGCCAGTGACACGGTGGCCGCCCTGGAGCGCAAGGCCCTGGTGAGCAAGGGTGCCGATCCCCGCGACGGGCGCGCGGTGATGCTGAAGGCCACCGCCAGGGGGCGACAAATGGCGCGGGACTGGCCGGCCTCTTTTGGGCCCGTGATTGCGGAACTGTCCGCGGCCGAACAGGAGGTGCTTTACGGGCTCGTGGTGAAGATGATCCGCCGCCTGCAGCAGCACGGTCTCATAGCCCCCCAGCGCACCTGTGTGAGCTGCCGCCACTTCCGTGAGAACGTCGCACCCGGCAGTCCGACGCCCCACTACTGCGCCCTGGTGGGGGCCCCCATGGCGGAGCACCACCTGCGGGTGGACTGTCCCGAACACCAGACCGCCGCCTGA
- a CDS encoding cytochrome P460 family protein, whose product MKKLTMMLLSAALAAPAGAAEPPVPYPDGYRDWHHVKSMVIEEGHPLYESFGGIHHLYANPLALAGYRSGRFPDGSVIAFDLLEARHADNAVTEGSRKVLGVMHKDAKAYGATGGWGFEGFGGGDGDNRVVGPNAESACFGCHAPQKDNDYVFSRLRD is encoded by the coding sequence ATGAAAAAGCTGACGATGATGTTGTTATCCGCCGCCCTGGCCGCCCCGGCAGGAGCCGCCGAGCCCCCTGTTCCCTATCCCGATGGCTACCGGGATTGGCACCACGTGAAGAGCATGGTGATCGAGGAAGGGCATCCCCTCTACGAGTCCTTCGGTGGCATTCATCACCTCTACGCCAACCCGCTGGCCTTGGCGGGCTACCGTTCCGGCCGCTTCCCCGATGGGTCGGTTATCGCCTTCGACCTGCTGGAGGCCCGGCATGCGGACAACGCGGTGACCGAGGGCTCCCGCAAGGTGCTTGGGGTGATGCACAAGGACGCCAAGGCCTATGGGGCCACGGGTGGCTGGGGCTTCGAGGGTTTCGGCGGCGGCGATGGGGACAACCGGGTTGTGGGGCCCAATGCCGAGAGCGCCTGTTTCGGTTGCCATGCCCCGCAGAAGGATAACGATTACGTCTTCAGTCGCCTGCGGGACTGA
- a CDS encoding protein-L-isoaspartate(D-aspartate) O-methyltransferase has product MSQVKQLLREIEAEVRHTRYMTGRATLAPRVLEAMTTVPRHEFVPDGARDYAYDNRPLPIGDGQTISQPYIVALMTDLLDPEPEDVVLEVGTGSGYQAAVLSRLVHTVYSVEVHGSLSRRAEAILRRLGYDNVICRVGDGYDGWPEKAPFDGILVTAAAPAIPPALVEQLKPGGRMVIPVGAPLAHQELMVVAREEDGTTSTRKVLDVAFVPLTRSAPRD; this is encoded by the coding sequence ATGTCACAAGTGAAACAGCTGCTCAGGGAGATCGAGGCGGAGGTACGCCACACCCGCTACATGACCGGGCGCGCCACCCTCGCGCCACGGGTGCTGGAGGCCATGACCACGGTGCCCCGCCACGAGTTCGTACCCGATGGCGCCCGGGACTACGCTTACGACAACCGCCCTCTGCCCATCGGCGACGGCCAGACCATATCCCAGCCCTATATCGTGGCCCTCATGACGGATCTCCTCGACCCGGAGCCCGAAGATGTCGTCCTCGAGGTGGGCACCGGCTCGGGTTATCAGGCGGCGGTGCTGTCGCGACTGGTGCACACCGTTTACAGCGTGGAGGTTCACGGCTCCCTGTCCCGGCGGGCAGAGGCGATCCTGCGGCGCCTCGGCTATGACAACGTCATCTGCAGGGTGGGCGACGGCTACGACGGCTGGCCCGAGAAAGCCCCCTTCGACGGCATCCTGGTCACGGCCGCCGCCCCCGCCATACCGCCGGCCCTGGTGGAGCAGCTGAAGCCCGGCGGCCGCATGGTGATCCCCGTCGGTGCCCCCCTCGCCCACCAGGAACTGATGGTGGTGGCCAGGGAGGAAGACGGCACCACGTCCACCAGGAAGGTGCTGGACGTGGCTTTCGTGCCCCTGACACGGTCCGCTCCCCGCGACTGA
- a CDS encoding 4Fe-4S dicluster domain-containing protein — translation MQRALHITPAKCTGCLQCEMACSYVNEGRFNPARSRIKVFTFHHEGRFAPYTCTQCAEAWCQKACPVDAIQVDRQTGAKVVVEARCVGCKVCTIACPFGTVNYNSASGKVIKCDLCGGDPECAKACPTAAITYVDADWTGLDRMRAYAGQSLAGTA, via the coding sequence ATGCAGCGAGCCCTGCACATCACGCCGGCCAAATGCACCGGCTGCCTGCAATGCGAGATGGCCTGTTCCTATGTGAACGAGGGCCGATTCAATCCTGCCAGGTCCCGCATCAAGGTATTCACCTTTCACCACGAGGGCCGTTTCGCCCCCTATACCTGCACCCAGTGTGCCGAGGCCTGGTGCCAGAAGGCCTGTCCGGTGGATGCCATCCAGGTGGACCGGCAGACGGGGGCCAAGGTGGTGGTGGAGGCCCGCTGTGTGGGCTGCAAGGTATGCACCATCGCCTGCCCCTTCGGCACCGTGAACTACAACTCGGCCAGCGGCAAGGTGATCAAGTGCGATCTGTGCGGCGGCGACCCGGAGTGTGCCAAGGCCTGCCCCACGGCGGCCATCACCTACGTGGATGCCGACTGGACGGGGCTGGACCGCATGCGCGCCTACGCCGGCCAAAGCCTGGCCGGCACGGCCTGA
- a CDS encoding aldehyde ferredoxin oxidoreductase family protein → MAWTGKILRVDLDAGTCTPEPLDMEWARAYLGQRGLATRYLAAETDPTCDPLGPDNRLIMVTGPLTGTMASTGGRYSVVTKSPLTGLVACSNSGGFIGAEMKNAGWDMIIFAGRAAEPVYLYVENDHAELRSAADIWGKSVWAADEHLHKVHQDPQLRIACVGRAAEAGCLYAAVINDLHRAAGRSGVGTVMASKNLKAVAVRGTLGVGNIADPPRFMAAVNDGKRVLADNAVTGQGLPTYGTQVLMNVINGMGAMPTRNMREVQFEGAERISGEAMHEPRPGDGRPNLTTNAGCFGCTIACGRISTVEKGHFSVQNKPEYWGNSGGLEYEAAWALGSDTGIDDMDALTYVNFLCNEDGMDPISFGATVAAAMELFEAGAITTADTGGIDLRFDRAEALVRLAELTARGEGFGRDIGLGSKRLCEKYGMPELSMTVKGQEFPAYDPRAIQGMGLAYATSNRGACHLRGYTVASEVLGIPVKTDPLATEGKAELVKAFQDATAAVDSAGLCVFTTFAWSLENIAPQVDAACGGGWTVDRMLEAGERIWNLERDYNLRAGMTAADDTLPKRLLKEAANVGPAKGRVNDLHQMLPEYYALRGWTADGRLTPETRSRLGL, encoded by the coding sequence ATGGCCTGGACCGGAAAGATCCTGCGCGTCGACCTCGACGCCGGCACCTGCACCCCCGAGCCTCTCGACATGGAATGGGCCCGCGCCTACCTCGGCCAGCGTGGCCTGGCCACCCGGTACCTGGCCGCGGAGACGGATCCCACCTGTGATCCCCTCGGCCCCGACAACCGGCTCATCATGGTCACCGGCCCGCTGACGGGCACCATGGCCTCCACCGGCGGGCGCTATTCGGTGGTCACCAAGAGCCCCCTCACCGGCCTGGTGGCCTGCTCCAACTCCGGCGGCTTCATCGGCGCCGAGATGAAGAACGCCGGTTGGGACATGATCATCTTCGCGGGGCGGGCCGCCGAGCCGGTCTACCTGTACGTGGAGAACGACCACGCCGAGCTGCGCTCCGCCGCGGACATCTGGGGCAAGTCGGTGTGGGCGGCGGACGAGCACCTCCACAAGGTGCACCAGGACCCGCAGCTCCGCATCGCCTGCGTGGGCCGGGCGGCGGAGGCGGGGTGTCTGTACGCGGCGGTGATCAACGACCTCCATCGCGCCGCCGGGCGCTCCGGGGTCGGCACCGTGATGGCGTCGAAGAATCTCAAGGCAGTGGCGGTGCGCGGCACCCTGGGGGTCGGCAACATCGCCGATCCGCCGCGTTTCATGGCGGCGGTGAACGACGGCAAGCGGGTGCTGGCGGACAACGCCGTCACCGGCCAGGGCCTGCCCACCTACGGCACCCAGGTGCTGATGAACGTCATCAACGGCATGGGGGCCATGCCCACCCGCAACATGCGCGAGGTGCAGTTCGAGGGCGCCGAGCGCATCTCCGGCGAGGCCATGCACGAGCCGCGCCCCGGCGACGGCAGGCCCAACCTCACCACCAATGCCGGCTGCTTCGGCTGCACCATCGCCTGCGGGCGCATCTCCACCGTGGAGAAGGGCCACTTCAGCGTGCAGAACAAGCCCGAGTACTGGGGCAACTCCGGGGGCTTGGAGTACGAGGCGGCCTGGGCGCTGGGCTCGGATACCGGCATCGACGACATGGATGCCCTGACCTACGTGAACTTCCTGTGCAACGAGGACGGCATGGATCCCATCTCCTTCGGTGCCACCGTGGCGGCGGCCATGGAGCTGTTCGAGGCGGGGGCCATCACCACCGCCGACACCGGCGGCATCGACCTGCGCTTCGACCGTGCCGAGGCCCTGGTGCGGCTGGCGGAACTCACCGCCCGCGGCGAGGGCTTCGGCCGCGACATCGGCCTCGGCTCCAAACGCCTGTGCGAGAAGTACGGCATGCCGGAGCTGTCCATGACGGTGAAGGGTCAGGAGTTCCCGGCCTACGACCCGCGCGCCATCCAGGGCATGGGGCTGGCCTACGCCACCTCCAACCGCGGCGCCTGCCATCTGCGGGGCTATACCGTGGCCTCGGAGGTGCTGGGGATCCCGGTGAAGACCGATCCCCTGGCCACCGAGGGTAAGGCCGAGCTGGTGAAGGCCTTCCAGGACGCCACCGCGGCGGTGGATTCCGCGGGCCTGTGCGTGTTCACCACCTTCGCCTGGAGCCTGGAGAACATCGCCCCCCAGGTGGATGCCGCCTGCGGCGGCGGCTGGACGGTCGACCGCATGCTGGAGGCGGGAGAGCGCATCTGGAACCTGGAGCGGGACTACAACCTGCGGGCCGGCATGACCGCCGCCGATGACACCCTGCCCAAGCGCCTGCTGAAGGAGGCCGCCAACGTGGGCCCGGCCAAGGGCCGGGTCAACGACCTCCACCAGATGCTGCCGGAATACTACGCCCTGCGGGGCTGGACGGCGGACGGCCGCCTGACGCCGGAGACGCGGTCGCGCCTCGGTCTCTAA
- a CDS encoding FAD-dependent oxidoreductase, whose protein sequence is MDHLIIGTGPAGVNAAETLRDVDPGAMVRLVGDEPEPPYSRMALPYLLMGRIGEAGTYLRERPEHFAERDIDVVRDRVTRIDPAAHRVTLEGGDSLAYDRLLVATGSSPVSPPIPGVDGPHVSSCWTLADARAIAAGATKGSRVALIGAGFIGSIILESLAMRGVTLAVIEQGERMVPRMMGPVAGNMLKGWCEARGVAVHTGVAVEAIEEAGVRLGDGTLVAAERVITATGVRPNVGFLDGSGVDTDQGVLVDHHFRTSVDDIYAAGDVAQGLDFSTGGHAVHAIQPTAADHGHLAALNMSGRDAPYEGSLNMNVLDTLGLLSCSFGRWEGVAGGEEAELHSPGDHRYLSLQFEDDRLIGAHAVGLIQHVGVLRGLIQRRTPLGVWKERLVRDPTRLMEAYLATTQVI, encoded by the coding sequence ATGGACCATCTGATCATCGGCACCGGACCGGCGGGGGTGAACGCAGCCGAGACCCTGCGTGACGTCGACCCCGGGGCCATGGTGCGCCTGGTGGGCGACGAGCCGGAGCCGCCCTATTCCCGCATGGCCCTGCCCTACCTGTTGATGGGGCGTATCGGCGAGGCGGGTACTTACCTGCGGGAACGGCCGGAACACTTCGCGGAACGCGACATCGACGTGGTGCGGGACCGCGTGACGCGCATCGACCCCGCGGCCCACCGGGTCACCCTCGAGGGCGGCGACAGCCTGGCCTACGATCGCCTGCTGGTGGCCACGGGTTCTTCCCCCGTAAGCCCGCCCATCCCGGGGGTGGACGGCCCGCACGTTTCCAGCTGCTGGACCCTGGCCGATGCCCGCGCCATCGCCGCCGGCGCGACGAAGGGCAGCCGGGTGGCCCTCATCGGCGCCGGCTTCATCGGCAGCATCATCCTGGAGTCCCTGGCAATGCGCGGTGTCACTCTGGCGGTCATCGAGCAGGGCGAGCGCATGGTGCCCCGCATGATGGGGCCGGTGGCCGGTAACATGCTTAAAGGTTGGTGCGAGGCCAGGGGGGTGGCGGTGCATACCGGCGTCGCGGTGGAGGCCATCGAGGAGGCCGGCGTGCGCCTGGGGGACGGCACCCTGGTGGCGGCCGAGCGGGTGATTACGGCCACCGGGGTGCGGCCCAACGTCGGCTTCCTCGACGGCAGCGGCGTGGATACGGACCAGGGAGTGCTGGTGGACCACCATTTCCGCACCAGCGTCGACGACATCTATGCCGCCGGCGACGTGGCCCAGGGTCTCGATTTCTCCACCGGCGGCCATGCCGTGCATGCCATCCAGCCCACCGCCGCCGACCACGGCCACCTGGCCGCCCTCAACATGAGCGGTCGCGATGCCCCCTACGAGGGCTCCCTCAATATGAACGTACTGGACACCCTGGGCCTGCTGTCCTGCTCCTTCGGGCGCTGGGAGGGCGTGGCGGGGGGCGAGGAGGCGGAGCTGCACAGCCCCGGGGACCATCGCTACCTGTCCCTGCAGTTCGAGGACGACCGCCTCATCGGCGCCCACGCCGTGGGTCTCATCCAGCACGTGGGAGTGCTGCGGGGCCTCATCCAGCGCCGCACCCCCCTGGGGGTGTGGAAGGAACGCCTGGTGCGGGACCCGACGCGGCTGATGGAGGCCTACCTGGCCACCACCCAGGTCATCTGA
- a CDS encoding MoaD/ThiS family protein, which yields MEVQLELYASLMGYLPPGADCHRVRLEVAPGITAHGLLDHCGVPRAQTHLVLRNGVFLHAAERDRVALEDGDVLAAWPPVAGG from the coding sequence ATGGAGGTGCAACTGGAACTGTACGCCTCCCTGATGGGCTACCTGCCCCCCGGGGCGGACTGTCACCGGGTGCGGCTGGAGGTGGCCCCGGGTATCACCGCCCATGGCCTGCTGGACCACTGCGGCGTGCCCCGGGCCCAGACCCACTTGGTGCTGCGCAACGGAGTCTTCCTCCATGCCGCCGAGCGCGACAGGGTCGCCCTCGAGGACGGCGATGTGCTGGCGGCGTGGCCGCCGGTGGCCGGTGGGTAG
- a CDS encoding histidine phosphatase family protein, protein MRPGYKTLAFRLLMTAALTAIPASTLAAPPQELIAALAEGGKAVMMRHTQTQEAEPEVSMHLSGDCEEEQNLDATGRAQAEAIAAGFAAHGIAVAEVYSSEFCRARDTARLAFGEFEAWDALNLVEIQDPTDLAFVMADVEERMGEFEGEGNLVLISHRSTINTVTFQQTEPGDMVVLQPDGAGSAEVLGILPVAALTGAETAP, encoded by the coding sequence ATGCGACCCGGATACAAGACCCTGGCTTTCCGCCTGCTCATGACCGCCGCCCTGACGGCAATACCCGCATCCACCCTGGCGGCGCCGCCCCAGGAACTCATCGCGGCCCTGGCGGAGGGCGGTAAGGCGGTCATGATGCGACACACCCAGACCCAGGAGGCGGAACCCGAGGTCTCCATGCACCTCAGCGGCGACTGCGAGGAAGAGCAGAATCTGGATGCCACCGGCCGCGCCCAGGCCGAGGCCATTGCCGCGGGCTTCGCCGCCCACGGCATCGCCGTGGCGGAGGTCTACAGCAGCGAATTCTGCCGCGCCCGCGACACCGCGCGCCTGGCCTTCGGCGAGTTCGAGGCCTGGGACGCCCTCAACCTGGTGGAGATCCAGGACCCGACGGATCTGGCCTTCGTGATGGCGGACGTCGAGGAACGCATGGGTGAATTCGAGGGCGAAGGCAACCTGGTGCTGATTAGCCACCGCAGCACCATCAACACCGTGACCTTCCAGCAGACCGAGCCGGGCGACATGGTGGTGCTCCAGCCCGACGGCGCCGGCAGCGCCGAGGTCCTCGGCATCCTGCCGGTGGCGGCGCTCACCGGCGCTGAAACGGCGCCGTAG
- the ybaL gene encoding YbaL family putative K(+) efflux transporter, whose protein sequence is MPHSVPLIATIAAALGLALVLGFIAVKLRLPALVGYLLAGVILGPHTPGYVADMELSAQLAEIGVMLLMFGVGLHFSLDDLMSVRRIALPGALVQIAVATALGLALATYWGWPPGTGVVFGLALSVASTVVLLRALESRGLLDSINGRIAVGWLVVEDLVMVLVLVMLPPLAGWLGGGTGPAAGGASGGGLLSTLAWTLGQIAVFVVLMLVAGRRFFPWLLWQVARTGSRELFTLCVIAAAVGIAYGSSLLFGVSFALGAFFAGMVLRESALSHRAAEESLPLRDAFSVLFFVSVGMLFDPAVLLEEPLKIVAVVAIIVLGKSLAAFVIVLAFRYPLNTALTVSASLAQIGEFSFILAGLGVMLQVLPVAGQDMILAGALISIALNPLVFQAVEPLQAWIRARSKLARALERPADPLAELPMSIAQHRLSGHVVLVGYGRLGQRIGKALGARGISVVVAEQNREIVEQLRAEGIAAVSGDAADPAVLIQAHIARAAFLVTTTPDLLAVRRMIEIAHTLKPDVVALVRASQEDGADPLGHDGSATLFTAEEALATRIVERVMDVAAARR, encoded by the coding sequence ATACCCCACAGCGTGCCCCTCATCGCCACCATCGCCGCCGCCCTGGGGCTGGCGCTGGTGTTGGGTTTCATCGCCGTCAAGCTGAGGCTGCCGGCCCTGGTGGGGTATCTGCTGGCCGGCGTGATCCTGGGGCCCCACACCCCCGGCTACGTGGCGGACATGGAACTGTCGGCCCAGTTGGCCGAGATCGGCGTCATGCTGCTGATGTTCGGCGTGGGCCTGCATTTCTCCCTGGACGACCTGATGTCGGTGCGCCGCATCGCCCTGCCGGGGGCCCTGGTGCAGATCGCCGTGGCCACCGCCCTGGGCTTGGCCCTGGCGACCTATTGGGGCTGGCCCCCCGGCACCGGCGTGGTCTTCGGCCTCGCCCTGTCGGTGGCCAGTACCGTGGTGCTGCTGCGGGCCCTGGAAAGCCGCGGCCTGCTGGATTCCATCAACGGTCGCATCGCCGTGGGTTGGCTGGTGGTGGAGGACCTGGTGATGGTGCTGGTGCTGGTGATGCTGCCGCCGCTGGCGGGTTGGCTGGGCGGCGGTACGGGGCCCGCGGCGGGTGGGGCATCGGGCGGCGGGTTGCTGTCCACCCTCGCCTGGACTCTGGGCCAGATCGCCGTCTTCGTGGTCCTCATGCTGGTGGCTGGCCGGCGCTTCTTCCCCTGGCTGCTGTGGCAGGTGGCGCGCACCGGCTCGCGGGAGCTTTTCACCCTCTGTGTCATCGCCGCAGCCGTGGGCATCGCCTATGGGTCCTCGCTGCTGTTCGGGGTCTCCTTCGCCCTCGGTGCCTTCTTCGCCGGTATGGTGCTGCGGGAGTCGGCCCTCAGCCATCGCGCCGCCGAGGAGTCCCTGCCCCTGCGGGATGCCTTCTCGGTACTGTTCTTCGTTTCGGTGGGCATGCTGTTCGATCCGGCGGTGCTGCTGGAGGAACCCCTCAAGATCGTGGCGGTGGTGGCCATCATCGTGCTGGGCAAGTCCCTGGCGGCCTTCGTCATCGTCCTCGCCTTCCGCTATCCCCTGAACACGGCCCTCACCGTCTCCGCCAGCCTGGCCCAGATCGGCGAGTTCTCCTTCATCCTCGCCGGACTGGGGGTCATGTTGCAGGTGCTGCCGGTGGCGGGTCAGGACATGATCCTGGCGGGGGCCCTGATCTCCATCGCCCTCAACCCCCTGGTGTTCCAGGCGGTGGAGCCGCTGCAGGCGTGGATCCGGGCGCGCTCGAAGCTGGCACGCGCCCTGGAGCGGCCGGCGGATCCCCTGGCGGAGCTGCCCATGAGCATCGCCCAGCACCGCCTCAGCGGCCACGTCGTGCTCGTGGGCTACGGCCGTCTCGGGCAGCGCATCGGCAAGGCCCTGGGTGCCCGCGGGATCTCGGTGGTGGTGGCCGAACAGAATCGCGAGATCGTGGAGCAGTTGCGGGCCGAGGGCATCGCCGCCGTGAGCGGTGACGCCGCCGATCCGGCGGTGCTCATCCAGGCCCACATCGCCCGCGCCGCTTTCCTCGTCACCACCACACCGGACCTGCTGGCGGTGCGGCGGATGATCGAGATCGCCCACACCCTCAAACCGGATGTCGTCGCCCTGGTGCGTGCGAGCCAGGAGGATGGGGCGGACCCGCTGGGCCACGATGGCTCCGCCACCCTGTTCACCGCTGAGGAGGCGCTGGCTACGCGCATCGTGGAACGGGTGATGGACGTCGCGGCCGCGCGCCGCTGA
- a CDS encoding MFS transporter — protein sequence MNVVVFHALRDYARFVLRHRRLLAFGLLAAALSGFGQTFYIGLFNTALRADFGLSHSELGLVYGGATLASATLLLGVGRLYDRLDLRLFLSGAVAIVAAGCLLLAAAGGMMALMAALFLLRLGGQGLMGHIAMTTMAQRFHHGRGKAVSLASMGFPLSEAVFPAVAVAALALVEWRGLWQISAAVVAGLFLPLLLLLLRGQPGGETPAAPAAKNHPDWRVGQVVRDWRFVLILPTALAPPFVVTVALFHQVPMALLKGWSTELVASGMALFALGHVSGLLGAGPLVDRWSATRVFVPAQLPLAGAMAVLALVEAPWGALLWPALLGLGLGLASTALTPLLAERYGVMHLGAIRALVQALMILSTAIGPPLLGWLLDLGLHTTTLAGGIALTILAAALAARLTLAGTPLRN from the coding sequence ATGAACGTGGTGGTGTTTCACGCCCTGCGCGATTATGCGCGCTTCGTCCTCCGGCACCGTCGGCTGCTGGCCTTCGGCCTGCTGGCGGCTGCCCTGTCCGGCTTCGGCCAGACCTTCTACATCGGCCTGTTCAACACCGCCCTGCGTGCGGACTTCGGCCTCAGTCATAGCGAACTGGGGCTCGTCTATGGCGGCGCCACCCTGGCCAGCGCCACCCTGCTGCTGGGCGTGGGACGGCTCTACGACCGTCTCGATCTGCGGCTGTTCCTGAGTGGCGCGGTGGCCATAGTGGCCGCCGGCTGCCTGCTGCTGGCCGCTGCCGGTGGGATGATGGCGCTCATGGCCGCCCTGTTCCTGCTGCGCCTCGGTGGCCAGGGCCTGATGGGCCACATCGCCATGACCACCATGGCCCAGCGTTTCCACCACGGGCGCGGCAAGGCCGTGAGCCTGGCCTCCATGGGCTTCCCCCTGTCCGAGGCGGTGTTCCCGGCCGTGGCGGTGGCCGCGCTGGCCCTGGTGGAGTGGCGCGGCCTGTGGCAGATCAGCGCCGCCGTGGTGGCGGGACTGTTCCTGCCCCTGCTGTTACTGCTGTTGCGCGGGCAACCCGGCGGCGAGACGCCGGCCGCACCGGCGGCAAAAAATCACCCCGACTGGCGCGTCGGCCAGGTGGTGCGGGACTGGCGCTTCGTCCTCATCCTGCCCACCGCCCTGGCGCCACCCTTCGTGGTCACGGTCGCCCTATTCCACCAGGTGCCCATGGCCCTGCTCAAAGGCTGGTCCACGGAGCTGGTGGCCTCGGGGATGGCCCTGTTCGCGCTGGGACACGTCAGCGGCCTGCTGGGGGCCGGCCCCCTGGTGGATCGCTGGTCGGCGACCCGGGTGTTCGTACCCGCCCAACTGCCCCTGGCCGGGGCCATGGCGGTGCTGGCCCTGGTGGAGGCCCCGTGGGGAGCGCTGCTATGGCCGGCCCTGCTGGGGCTGGGCCTGGGGCTGGCCTCCACCGCCCTCACCCCCCTGCTGGCGGAGCGTTACGGCGTGATGCACCTGGGCGCCATCCGCGCCCTCGTGCAGGCCCTGATGATCCTGTCCACCGCCATCGGCCCGCCCCTGCTGGGATGGCTGCTGGACCTTGGCTTGCATACCACCACCCTCGCCGGTGGCATCGCCCTGACCATCCTCGCCGCGGCCCTGGCGGCGCGGCTCACCCTGGCCGGCACCCCTCTCCGAAACTGA
- a CDS encoding D-hexose-6-phosphate mutarotase, giving the protein MIEDLQRRFPHPEIRFYERDQLVMVELANRHGNATLTPFGATLLSYVPRNGAEVIWVSETARYDGAKPVRGGVPVCWPWFGPHPDDAGQKAHGVARYVTWEVEAVESVDDATRVVFRLEPDDDIRAAWPGDLRLRLAVTLGQRLTMELSGENLSDQDWTVSEALHTYFRVADARDLEVEGLEGITYVDKVAGGRGVQHGALRVKAPMDCVYLDHDGAAILHDGGRRIHVHKSGSASTVVWNPGPEGARGFADMPDEDWVSMVCVEAANALDNAYTLKAGASHTLTMTIGVE; this is encoded by the coding sequence ATGATCGAAGACCTGCAGCGCCGTTTCCCCCACCCCGAAATCCGTTTCTACGAGCGGGACCAACTGGTCATGGTGGAGCTGGCCAACCGCCACGGCAACGCCACCCTCACCCCCTTCGGCGCCACCCTGTTGAGCTATGTTCCCCGGAACGGCGCAGAGGTGATCTGGGTGAGCGAGACCGCCCGCTACGACGGCGCCAAACCGGTGCGCGGTGGGGTGCCGGTGTGCTGGCCCTGGTTCGGCCCCCATCCCGATGACGCCGGCCAGAAGGCCCATGGCGTGGCCCGCTACGTCACCTGGGAGGTGGAGGCGGTGGAGTCCGTGGACGACGCCACCCGCGTGGTGTTCCGTCTGGAGCCGGACGACGACATCCGCGCGGCGTGGCCGGGGGACTTACGCCTGCGCCTCGCCGTCACCCTGGGCCAGCGCCTGACCATGGAACTCAGCGGTGAGAACCTCAGCGACCAGGACTGGACCGTGTCCGAGGCACTCCACACCTATTTCCGGGTGGCCGACGCCCGGGACCTCGAGGTGGAAGGGCTGGAAGGGATCACCTACGTGGACAAGGTGGCCGGGGGACGCGGCGTGCAGCACGGGGCCTTACGGGTGAAGGCCCCCATGGACTGCGTCTACCTGGACCACGACGGCGCCGCCATCCTCCACGACGGCGGCCGGCGCATCCATGTACACAAGTCCGGCAGTGCCAGCACCGTGGTGTGGAACCCCGGCCCCGAGGGTGCGCGGGGCTTCGCGGACATGCCCGACGAGGACTGGGTGTCCATGGTCTGCGTGGAGGCGGCCAACGCCCTGGACAACGCCTACACCCTGAAGGCGGGCGCCTCCCATACCCTCACCATGACCATCGGCGTGGAGTAG